Proteins encoded in a region of the Zea mays cultivar B73 chromosome 4, Zm-B73-REFERENCE-NAM-5.0, whole genome shotgun sequence genome:
- the LOC109945815 gene encoding L10-interacting MYB domain-containing protein-like: MVRGSMTAGRRGAGFTLAGRSAGHGTSSVKRGVIRGSRSAGRSIRGGRSVGIDIDLNAQGREDDEPIEVEAEITANNSKEKYDKADWSSMNTRTFCEICVEEVEAGNRPNGTLTTAAYKNICVKYRQRTGLLHSKTQLKNKWDLLKGLYSFWLGLNKDTGLGWDSKLGTVIASDEYWKKNTKGHPDWKKLKYGPPKNEDFMTQMFEHIAVDGSTSCAPGEFYDVENHETEVDGIDGVDFGTFEADCDAQYDEFASPFASGSKSTQSKRGVSTQSKKRASPTVVNSPLKRSKNPMVKVMNKIHNTLEINCNISNKVMLGEYRYESIKQCMEWAVECGATEGSLEHFMATQLFVKAEHRDVFKSFKTNEGRLLWLKRHCAKDGLC, from the exons ATGGTACGTGGTTCCATGACGGCAGGTCGTCGTGGCGCAGGATTTACACTGGCAGGGCGTAGTGCCGGTCATGGCACTAGTTCTGTCAAACGTGGTGTGATACGCGGTAGTAGGAGTGCTGGAAGGAGCATTCGTGGTGGCCGAAGTGTTGGTATTGACATCGATTTAAATGCTCAAGGTCGGGAAGATGATGAACCAATTGAAGTTGAAGCTGAAATTACTGCAAATAATTCA AAGGAGAAATATGACAAGGCAGATTGGTCATCCATGAATACTAGAACTTTTTGTGAAATATGTGTTGAAGAGGTTGAAGCTGGTAACAGACCAAATGGAACACTAACTACTGCAGCGTATAAAAATATTTGTGTTAAGTATCGACAAAGAACTGGTTTGCTTCACAGCAAAACTCAATTGAAGAATAAGTGGGATTTACTGAAAGGGCTTTACAGTTTTTGGCTTGGTCTAAACAAAGATACAGGACTTGGATGGGATTCTAAGCTAGGGACTGTGATTGCAAGTGATGAATACTGGAAGAAAAATACAAAG GGGCATCCTGATTGGAAGAAACTGAAATATGGCCCTCCAAAAAATGAAGATTTCATGACACAAATGTTTGAACATATTGCAGTGGATGGATCAACATCATGCGCTCCAGGTGAATTTTATGATGTGGAAAATCATGAGACTGAGGTTGATGGTATTGATGGAGTTGATTTTGGCACATTTGAGGCAGACtgtgatgctcaatatgatgaatTTGCGTCTCCTTTTGCTAGTGGCAGCAAGTCAACTCAGTCGAAGAGAGGCGTCTCAACTCAGTCAAAGAAAAGAGCTAGTCCTACTGTTGTTAATAGCCCACTGAAGCGCTCAAAGAATCCCATGGTTAAGGTCATGAATAAGATTCATAATACTTTGGAGATCAATTGCAATATTTCAAACAAAGTAATGCTTGGTGAGTATAGGTATGAATCAATCAAGCAATGCATGGAATGGGCTGTTGAGTGTGGAGCAACTGAAGGATCACTTGAGCATTTCATGGCTACTCAGCTTTTTGTTAAGGCGGAGCACAGGGATGTATTTAAGTCATTCAAAACAAATGAAGGAAGACTTCTATGGTTGAAGAGGCACTGCGCTAAGGATGGATTATGTTAG